One genomic region from Longimicrobium sp. encodes:
- a CDS encoding thiol-disulfide oxidoreductase DCC family protein: MTEPRVPEVDGPLVLYDGTCGLCNRSVQLILRHDRRGRFRFAALQSDAGRALLERHGLPTGEMDTVVLVEGGRAYTRSRAALRIARRMDAPWPVLWPLAAIPRVVADLVYDRVARNRYRFFGRTEACMLPPPDVRARFLS; encoded by the coding sequence ATGACCGAGCCGCGCGTGCCGGAGGTGGACGGACCGCTGGTGCTGTACGACGGCACCTGCGGGCTGTGCAACCGCTCGGTGCAGCTGATCCTGCGCCACGACCGCCGCGGGCGCTTCCGCTTCGCCGCGCTGCAGTCGGACGCCGGACGCGCGTTGCTGGAGCGGCACGGGCTGCCGACCGGCGAGATGGACACCGTCGTGCTGGTCGAGGGCGGGCGCGCCTACACCAGGTCGCGCGCGGCGCTGCGCATCGCGCGGCGGATGGACGCACCGTGGCCGGTCCTCTGGCCGCTGGCGGCGATCCCCCGCGTGGTGGCCGACTTAGTCTACGACCGCGTGGCCCGCAACCGCTACCGGTTTTTCGGGCGGACCGAAGCATGCATGCTTCCACCCCCGGACGTCCGGGCGCGCTTCCTCTCCTGA